One Chaetodon auriga isolate fChaAug3 chromosome 11, fChaAug3.hap1, whole genome shotgun sequence genomic window, GCTGTTCAGATCCCAAACAAGGTCCCATCCACATGAGGCTTTTCAGAGCTGAACAATACAAAAGTGCTTCCTCCACTTAATGGCGGTTGGAAAACATCAAAATTGCACAGTACCACTTTCTTTCAGTAAGACTTGTGGCTTTGTGGACGGACTGTTTGAAAAACATGCTGGTGACTCTGCCTGGTCTCAGCAGTATAAAACTCCATTCTGTCACCCTCGACTGTGTGATcacttttttattgtttccatCGTGTTAATAACACAGTAGAAGTGTTATCATTGACgtatttttctgcttctgtcaaGCAGCCCCATGAATATAACACAGTAACATTGACAGTAAAACATTCGGCTTTTGTTAGGAACTGTTAAGCAAGACTCAGGTTCTGTCAATGCTCCatcaaacaaactgacattttaatgtcacGTTGTTGACCACAAAGCTCAGTTTTCCCTTCCAACATTACAACATTACATTTCAAATGTATGCCACCTGACTTTTGGTGATAGTGCCGTCCCAATGCCTGGAGTgccaaaagagagagaaagaagtaTTTTCAGGTACATCTACATCAGTGTGGAAAGGATTTGAGAAAAGGGTTCTTGTTTCTGATTTAATTCTCCCGTTTGTCAGAGGGGACTTTTGCCTTCTGTCTTATCACACTTTGtttctcagtgtggaggaggggCTTTGAAAGTCTCTTAAACCATTCAGCTGCACTGTACATCTTCATATcttaaactgagaaaaacagtaataaatGGTCATACACATCAGGTTTGTCATTACATTAAGGAGGACGGTATTTCTCTTCAATCAAAAAAGATCATGTGaattgtgtcactgtgtcattATGTAAGTTATTGAACTGCGGTGCCTGTACATCAGAACAGCAGCTCACTGTCTCCTTGATCTAGGCTGACACTGGATATGTGGGACGCCTTTATCCTCCTCCAGGATCAGTGTTTTACACAATGGTTGAAATGCTGCTGTGCCTTGTGCTTTAATCTGTCACCACCACTGCTTGcttgttgggaaaaaaaaaaaaaagaaaatgaaaagaaaaactctgTGGGAGCTGCTGATCGTTGTAGGATGACATCTCCGTTGAATTATTTGTCTTCCCAGTTTGCTGGAACCTACGTGtccattttttccatttatttatttatttatttatttatttattttcacagttCTTCACTGGATTTAAGACAATTACTGTGGAACAGGCACCCATATTTAATTAAAGTTAATTTAAAATGCACCACAATGAGCACTTAGGGGATAATAGTATGCTGGGCTGATTGATGCcaacatgttattttttcatACAACTGAACAATTACTCTGCTTCATTGGATGATCACAGTTTCAATCTTTCTACAGTGTCATTCATAGAGGCatgaatgacatttttcattaagGAGGACATCAGTCAATCAGGTTCTGAGGGTATATGTGGATGATTGACCACAGGGTTTTGATATGTGTAGCACTTTAACTACCAACCACTGAAAGCAAGATCGTGTTTTGCTATGACTCACAGTAACAATCTTAGGTTGATATATAGTGCCCTCCTGtgttaaaacagtaaaacacacatgcaggcagccACAGTGACGTGTGCTTTTTGAACTCCAGTGGCAAAAATTTCTAAAACAATTCTTCATTTTAGTCTTCTTTCAATACCCGAAACCAGGCATCGAACCAAGTTTGCACAGACACAAATCAGACATCATTTGGTAAATATAACATTACTGATAGAACCAATGGCCCAAAAGAACCATGAAAATAAGCCCCAAGTTGTAATTAAGTGAATGATCCTTTACGTACATGCACTTCTATTGTTATCACTTTAGACAGCTACTTAACAGAAGGggttttttaaaatgttgtcacACTTCAGCTCAAGCCAGTCATTTTTGCCACTGATAACGTCTCACAGATGCGGCAGGCCTCTAAGCCACAAAGTGACACTGAACCGTGAAGGCGTAAAATGATTCTGACTGAGTTCACACTCAGGAACTGACTGCGCTTGTGTGATAGTTCAAACTGTCTCAAACTTTGAGAacaaggaggaaaacaaaacacactgggCACAGTAATAAGCCTTGTCTTACTGCCTTTTATACTCAaacatacagtgtttgtttctgacttttgaaagaaaaaagatacaACAGCTGCCTAATTCTgtacagttgtgtatcatctgtaCAAAAATACAGTAACACCAGCCAAACTTACAGAGCTATATACAGCCCATTATATACTATGAGGGGTTGGTTTGCACTTCCACCAGAACACGGACATAGCTTGTACCAAATTggcagaaacaggaaaatagCCACCCAGTTCAAAGTTCAGTATAAAGTCTCTCAGTATGTTTACAGCTGCAAAGCACCAAATGAGCAGAGGAAAATCACTCAGTTCAGTCCCTGTGGGTGGATTCAAAGTcacttgaaatgtttggtgaagcaaggcagacaaaaaacaggagGTGCAGGGCAAAActctgagagacagaagactGATGTATTTACCGGGAGCAGGAGAACAGACATTGTCGAAGGCGGCGAAGTTCAGAAACAACAGGTCAGTCCAATCATGAATgctggaaacaaagaacaatctgtcactgagtgagtgtgggagagcagcttaaatactgggctgATAGAGGAAAGTGGTCAAGGACCTGAAGAATGGAGGGCTGGACAGGAGCAGAGCTGGGAACCTCGGGCAGGTAGCCTGGGGACAGGACGTGGATGGTGCAGGACACCTCAGGCTGATAGCCTGGGGCTGGACAGATGAGTGGAACAGCACAGGAAGTCTGGCAGGAGGCCGGCGACAAAGGCGAAACCCCTCTGGAGGTTTCACTGGAGGCTGGCATAGGTGGAGCCCCTCTGCTGGCCTGCGGCGAAGGTGGAACTCCCCTGGAGGTTGGGCAGGAGGCCGGTGAAGGCAGAACCTCTCAGGAGGAGACTGACAACGTTAAAGGTTATACAATGCCGTATATTTTAGATATAAGAATGTGTTGTCTTAGGGCCATGAAAAGATATAACAGTAGTACTCATAAGGTGATAAAAGGTCTCATGTCCCTGTCCACCTCAGTGGGCAACTTCCTTCATTCACTATGGACAGAGCCAGTCCACAGCTCAGAGACGGCCCCGtcatgcagacagaaaacaagaccAGTACACAAAACTGGGATCACTGGATCTGTGCATTTGTAGATCCTGATATTGTccaaaataataagaaaactgaggaggaggatatcacagcagcagctacaaGAGAGCAGCCAGAGAGATTGACAACAAAGAGTTTGGAAATCCATCCAAATGCTTCTCCTGTCACCACTCCTGTATTTCTTGCCGTAAGAATTTTTAAAACATGACGTTATTTATTGTCAAATTATTGTGAGCAGAATAACAATACTGTTCACGATGATTGTTAACTTGTTCTTACATCTTTATTACTAATATTctaacatttctgtttcatgtttctaCCGTAATATTTATCACAGTGAACAAATATTGATACTACCATAATTTTCTCATTGTTATTCCCAAAATAATCCCAGGTTATTAACTGTGTAATTACAGTTTATTAACTGTGTAATTACCGTGGTTCGGCATTATTATACCTGTTGTTCCAAGATATTACCCCTTATTACCTCATTATTACTCAACTATACTGTGCTACCAATTTAGCTTTATCTTGGCACACATCACAATATTGTGACATCATCTGtgcacaaaaatgtaattagaCATTTATGACAAAGCCTCAGTTTAGTCAAGacttttatttctctttaattCGTCACTGCACAAAACCATTATAACATTAGTATGATAGTGTATAGAGGAGTGAAACTTGCCAGTTACTAGATTGACACAGCACTACATTGTGGTATTAATTCAGTTATTCTTAGCCAACACACTATTAAATGTAATTATAGACATTTCAAACATGGGATTTTACAGTCAAGAGGTTCAACTGTGGCTGGCATATTTTGCACAGCTGCTTCACCGCTCCTGTTATTTCCCGCTTTTCGACACCGCCTGTACTGCTTTGATCCAatcctttctttcttcagcTGTAGCAGCTTGGAGGAAGTAGTGAGTCTCATCTGAGGTGATGATCTCAAAGAGGTTGCCATCAATGTCGTATTTTTTGGCTGAGAccaggaaaagaggaaaagaagttAAGAGGGACGGGCTGAAGAGAAACCACTGACAGTAAAAACAGCAATTATATTTCCTggtcacagtctgtcacagtggAAAGCAATACAGGGCATGCGTATCCTGCCACAACCGTCTCACTCACCATCAGGCACATACTCCACAGCTGTAACCACAGAGCCACGGAGATGGATGGAGCCAAGCGGGTCATCACCctgacacaaagaaagaaaggaggcagaaagtaggaaaaacaaaaaaaaaacatgtgagaCAAAGAAACTCTTATTCTTATTTCTGCTTGTCCACGTCAATATATTTACCTTTGTAGGATCATAATAATGCATAAAAGCAGGGTCATCCCTCAGTATGAATTTTCGCACCTTCCAGTTTTTTCTCCGATGTCCCTGTGATGAAAGAACACAGCACATGCTTCATCTGATTTACTGAACGCCAAACGGCAAACATGGCATTGTGTCAGGCGACTGTGAAGGAGACTTCCTCTTTCAGTGAACACGACAACTTGCATAACTGTaataacaaaaaagagaaagaaaaaaagttctcaCTTCCCCccacagggctgctgtggaggaaagtGACAAATGACTTTTCTAAttgcaacaggaaaaaaaataaaataaaagctgacaCTTTCATCTACAGGGCTggtgtgtgttattttaatcTACATGTTTGTGAACGTGAGAACTGCATTGAAAAGTGCGGCTTCACATCAAGAGATGCCACAGAGCTGACACCTTGTAAAcgcacaaaaaaacacagtgacactttTGCTTGCTTTCTGAATCACCTGTTTCAGCAAACAGCCCTGTTTTATGATGTTTCCTCTGAATTCCTCCTTCACAAGGACATCTTCATCACTGGAGTAGCCTTCACAGAAGAACCCACTGTCTGCCTGCCACAAAGcacagccatgcacacacacacacacacacacacacacacacagatacacattaAACATCGTCCATGATCCCACTCACTCAACCTTGTTAATACTGACCACGtgccaacatttgtcttactgGAAAAAGACTGAGACATACACAATTTCCTTTTACAGTAATGATGAAATTCTTGAAATAAATTCTTTTCAACACTCAGCTGGACTTACAAAGTAATAAAGAGCATTTGTATCATCTAAGAAGACCGACTGCTCTCcgctctctgctccctcttttGACAGGTCGCCTGCAGGCTGGAGAAAACCCTCATTCATGAGCCCTGTTGCTAACATGAGGGCCTCAGGCCTGTTTCTTGCTTTTCCCTTTGAAATCAGCCACTCTACCACTGTTGCACCTGTGCAAAAGGAGCGAGACTGTTAGAAGATAAAAATAATAACTTCTTCCGCACCTGTAACATCAATAAAACCAAGACAACAGTACCAGTGAAGCAGTGGTTGAAGACTCGATTCTCCTGCTCCAGTTTTAACTCTCTCACTCCATCATCTTGGTCTTTCATCAGAGTGTACAGCTCACtgagaaaacacaatgtgaacACTCTTAACAGGTTTCACCATACCATCATTCTATCACCAAGTTTCACCAAGTCCCTGTGCCAAACCATGAGAGTGTAAAGCTCACATTTTGTTCATGTGCTgacctgctgtgctctgcttgTAAGAATGAATGGTCTCAAATAAAGACTTTGGAAGTTTGTGTCCAAAGTCAAAACTGCACGGCTCAAACGGTGTGTTTACTGGCTCTACCACAAGCTGCAAGCTACCTAATGCTAACGTGCTAGTTGGGTGTCGTATTATAAAGGGCAAAAAAGTTCgcatttggaggaaggtggggtgggaCACTGTTTGTGTCCCGTGTGAAACCGAAAGTCAATGTTGACCCATTTTGTGTTAAATACTGTGCTTGTGTTAGAGCATCAATGATACAAAAATTAAGGCAGACCTTTGTCGTACTGGCTTGTCATTGCTACTCTCAAATGGagatatttgttgttttgggagtcactggcagTCATTTcggtatgaggatgtgtttgaAACAACGCTGAAGCATAAATTTAACCTCTGTGTTTCGTGTTGATGCATGATTTCCTGTaataaaccaaaccaaaccaggGTATGTTAGAATGAACAGTGTGATCTTACATCTTTCTTAATACTTAAAATGGTGTCCCTGATCATCAGTCACAGAGACTTTTACAGTAACTCACATAGTTGACGTTAGCTTAATTAGGTCACTATCGATAGCTGACTGCGAAAGAACCTGGTTTCATCTCCCTCTATCTGAAATCAAGGACTCACAAGTAAAAATTATGAGTAGTCTTTCACCATTATCATTGTAAACCACCACCTACCCACCACCCACCTAACCACCAATGAGATTTTACTGAACATACCTCAGGTTGATTGTGTCTGGCAGGCGAATGGAGCGTCGTGTGGACCTCCTGGCGAACTTTCTTCCCCCTTGTATGCAGGTAATGGCTCTCTTGATGTCCTTCACCCAcagctccctctcctccacatgTGAGGCTTGGAAGAAATGATCCTGCTTCTTGTCTGTGGTAATCTTGAAAACCAACTAAACGGAGCATTACGAATCAGTCACACTTACATTTTCTGTTAACTCTTGAGATTTTCCATTAGATATTAGGAAAACCAACAACAGAAATGGCTGCTCATCAGTTTCCTCAAATTGATCAAATTTTCTTAAACATTAAATCTACTCTTGCACTCTGTGACTAATCTTAAACATTCTGCCCTAAGTGCCATGTTCACATCTCTAAACCTTCAGTGCTGGTTCAGATTTTCAGCAGGTACTCTTGACATTTTCTTACCATCCTCTTGCCAAAATCCTGGCAAGGACTGATGAGTGTGGCTCCCTTTAGTGGAATCATTCCTTTCGGAGAAcggtctgttttctttttatagaaTTCCACCCCGTCGTCTGACAGCACCACCCACACTGCCTTCCAGGAGTTTAGCACTGTACCCTGAGGATCAATGAGACAGGTGACAACAGGCAGCCTTGAGCACAAGCGCGAAAGCATTGTCGAGTATGTAGTTGTTACAGTTGCACATTAAGTGAATATTTtgatctgtgtgtattttaacatttctCGGTCATCAGTAAAGGTACGTGAGCCTGATatgctcttcatcctctcccttGCGCAAGTAACACGAGGAATAGCACCAAACATCACAAGCCTTACTTGACAACAGTGACCTTCAAATCTGAGGCGGAGTGCAGGGCTTTGAAGGTCACTCATCACTTAAAAGTAAGAAAGTTTCCCACAAAACAAGAGAGTTAGAGAGTTCTTTCTCAGATGATGTAACATGAGAAATACTAAATTTTGAGTTCAAATGAATGTTCctcttttgctttgtgtgtcGTTTCAGACGCTGAGTTTGGTGGCATGAAGTGAACAATTAGCATGCagggttaaaaaatgaaagcagacagctCTTATCTGATCAGCATTTACCAGCTGCatgaaaatgcagaaatcaGTCTACATTTAGCAGTTCTGGTAATAGCCTGCGTATGAGGAAGAGGAATCACTGACTGGCAGTCGCTCTGTGGAGCAGTTTGGGTTTGGGTTTTATATATGTTCCATGTCACTTGGTTTGGTTAAAGCAAACTATCATGCTGACAGTGTCTTCTGCTTCCTGCACTCCCTCAGGGAACATAAGCAAGTTGTTTAATaagtgtgtctttttttttttctttaagaaagCCATGCTTTTGGGAATGTATAACATTTAAAGTTATGTAACTTATGTACAAAGTCCTCCCAAAGTATATCTGCTGTGGAACATATGCCTTCAACCACCACAAGAACACCACAGAATTATGGCTGTGCTCATCAAATTCAACCACACAGGGGATAAATAATATAACAGAAATATCTAATATTATGGTGGAGGAATATCAGCCTTTGTCTTCTGAACAGACGTAGTCTTCTATCTTGTCATTCACATACTCCACTGTGTGAAGCAGGATGTTGAACTATTCATATATTCGTCCATACATAACACTGTGTATGGTTTAAATACTAAAACTGAGTAGTCATTTTCTAGATAAGACGGGCATTGTAGATTTTAGTAAACAATACttaaacaggagtaaatagtgGATTAattagggactattttcagtcgCAGATCGAGACACATTTGGTGCTGCATTGATTCAAAATAGACTACCGTGGCCACGTTCACCCTAATAAGGGAACATGTcgcagtgcaacagtgtggtgCATTGATGTATTTTagaacaacaatgacaacaacaataacaacgtATTTGGTACAGAAGAATGAGCTTCTGTAAGTCAGTTTGGCTACAATGACAACTTAATAGTtggatcaattcattgttggcagtaagaaaatacagaaaattacCATTTTATCCTTTAATGTTgaaatgtctgtctttaatctgtgtgtttgactgtgttttcattgacaCTCCCACAGTAAGTCAGGAATAAATGCACCATGTTTGCATAATACCTGTGTCTGTTCCACTCTTTCCATGCAGAAGAAATGTTCTCTGACAATGTCTTAACGATCTGCAGGCGTGACCATTATACACAGCTATGGCTATTCATAGCAACAGTAGTGTCTACGGACTGTTCATAAGATAAAACACATCTGCCATGATATCTCAAACAATACCATCGAACAAGAGAAAGACATTCAATAATGGGTTAGTTACTGACATACACTTTTAAACAGAGTTtgcaaagtgcttcacaatAAAGGACAACACAAAAAGAACATACAGGGTAATAAAGTTATGTCTGAGCACACAAAAGCAACTCATTAAGATACAGTTTCTAAGTGTGCCTTTGATTGGCATGTTGGGTgtgtagagaaaaaaaatcagactttgctcaatgcagaaaaacaccTGTGCGTAGGTTTAAagtgtgaaacaaacacattctcaCCGCATTTTTAAGATGCATTGGCTGATGTGTGAATGTTGGCTATAAACAGTGTTTATACATTCATCCTCTGTCTTTGCTTGTGAAAGCAGCTGGAATGTGTTGAGTGTTTGTGACTTCGCAGTATTCTCATGGCATATTGCAAAAAGAGCGTTTGTTTCGGGTCACAGGATTCTTCGATTTGTTAACTGCAAATCTGTCTGTATGTAGAATAAAGTGTGGAAAACAAGCTACAAAACACATTTCGTATTTTACCCTTGGTTGTAGACAGAAGCAGGAACTTGGATTTTTTGTAGCAACTGTAGAACAGAAGTGTGTAGTTGCGTGTTATGCAGCGAATTTCAAGTGACATGCACATCTGATCCTCTAGGTGCTGCTTTGACTTCGAATATTCCTCTTTACCAGCGTTGTTTGTCTGGTCGGACATTTTCAaaatgcttatttatttatttttgttgcagTGTGGGTGACTGATGCAACAGTGACAGCATTAAACACCACTTCAGCAGTGATTTCTTCAAAAGCCTCGTATGAATCTGATACATTTAATAGTTTTGTATCTCTTTTAACTCACAATGTTTCTACTTTTTACCAGGAGAGATCATAAAGTTATCAATTCTGCTGCAATCTTGTCAGTGTTTGACTCGTCCAAGCTCATATTCAAGCTTCACCAATGCTATGCGATGAAGCGGATTGTATCTTCTTGTAGTTATTCTTACCTTTTTCACCAAATATCCCTCTCTGATCTCTTGTGGCTCCATCACCCTGCTCTTTGCTGCTGCCAGCTGCaacttctgtcacttttttaGAAGCTGTCAAAAACATTTCCCATCCAGTCCacctactctctctctctctctctctctctctgtctctctctctctctctgtgtgtgtgtgtgtgtgtgtcttcttctgtcgaaaccacaaacacacacaagcaggaagTTGTGCCTTAGGGCGTGTTACAATGATGAGTGGTCAAACAGCTTCCTCTTCTATGTCATATTATCAGTTACAGCTAcagattatgtctctcagctttACAGCGTTCTAACATAAAGAGGGAGCttgacagctgcagtgaaaatacTTGGAGAAGACTTGgacatttcactgcagttaCAATAAAACTTGCACTGAAACTACCATTAGAAACAGAAGAGGTTGAGCTGGAAACACAGTGTAgtagatgttttctctcttctgtcatGCTTTGTGTGGTTGAGTGGATCTTTGTTTCCTGTGGTTCTCTTTCATATATTTGTACtgcagtttttcacattttgtctgaTGTTTTGATACTTCTTACTGTTCTGTAACtaaccactgactgactgactgtgctCTCCAACCCAGTGGATACATCATAGCACTATATTTAGCTTGAGTATGATCAACTATGAGTACATGTGTAGCTATGTTTGGGTCCATCACAATAGCTGACCTGAGTCAGACTTTGGTTGACCTATTTCTGGAACAGCAAAGGTTCCTCTTTTCCTAATTTCTCAATATGACTAAAGTGTGTTGCAGTTGCACTGAAGCGGACAGGCTGGATAACAACAGAGGGCAGCAAATTGCAGAACAAAACTGCAGAATGCTGTTATTAATTCATTAAACTTCAGAATGTATGTAAAGGGCTTCAGCAATCAGTACAGCAATGGATATAGAACATATATTACATAGTACAGTATGTATTCATTAATGATGAAGATGGAGTTGTGCAGTTGTAGCTGCATAAGACGTCACTCACTTATTATCAGAACATGTGGCACAGCGTCTAGTTTCACAAACTTGTCATTTCATGGCATTGAAGGAAGTCTTGGTATCTGAGGTGTCAGCTCTCATCAGCATGGTGACCGAACTGTTTGCATCAGTGGAATAACTCCAACCACGAAGTGACTGGCAGGGACGAAACACTGAGTGTGACACTGAAAGGGTGTTTTGGAAGGCTGTGACTGAATCAATGCAGGtttgtttttatactttatttcTCATACTGTAAATAATTTAATAGGGGGGTGGGGAACCTCTGGCCTCTGTGCTGTATATGGCCAGCAAGACTGTTTAATCTGACCCACAAGGCAa contains:
- the plek gene encoding pleckstrin; protein product: MEPQEIREGYLVKKGTVLNSWKAVWVVLSDDGVEFYKKKTDRSPKGMIPLKGATLISPCQDFGKRMLVFKITTDKKQDHFFQASHVEERELWVKDIKRAITCIQGGRKFARRSTRRSIRLPDTINLSELYTLMKDQDDGVRELKLEQENRVFNHCFTGATVVEWLISKGKARNRPEALMLATGLMNEGFLQPAGDLSKEGAESGEQSVFLDDTNALYYFADSGFFCEGYSSDEDVLVKEEFRGNIIKQGCLLKQGHRRKNWKVRKFILRDDPAFMHYYDPTKGDDPLGSIHLRGSVVTAVEYVPDAKKYDIDGNLFEIITSDETHYFLQAATAEERKDWIKAVQAVSKSGK